One genomic window of Cottoperca gobio chromosome 10, fCotGob3.1, whole genome shotgun sequence includes the following:
- the LOC115014230 gene encoding LOW QUALITY PROTEIN: transforming growth factor beta activator LRRC32-like (The sequence of the model RefSeq protein was modified relative to this genomic sequence to represent the inferred CDS: deleted 1 base in 1 codon), producing the protein MVRHMFSNLLLLWSISHDLYITGLTHHKPKEQSWNNQNLYAVPLDLDVRLRRLDLSNNFIRQLHTLALPYLEQLDLSANQLDLISEGAFTNLARLEELNLSRNGLNNNLGSNGKALQSMSRLRSLDISMNGLRDDAVGLYLRNKSSLDQLKMTGNALTRLSHNLFKDSKGLRAITIDNNQISVIEQGTFEPLSQLEMLNLAKNNLAHICDFKLTQVKYLNLSQNSIEFFVTREDDQLYRLESLDLSHNKLLYFPIVPKMNRLRYLHLQNNMVGALNSEATMVSEANALYSEIMREKTARKNYLHSNWKLMQLIYIDLSYNHFRSFPLETLSRLFSLETLNFSRNCLQNITWNIRKDESGYRRQLFFPSLKYVDLQSNGLTYISPLFLKALTRIETLNLQDNSVQPCASKDQSMQQTNLSTSCVVFGQLRTLKHLNLKENNIKMLHPNTFLKTSLVSLNLARNSHMVMQEGALEGVHKTLQSLIISEINMTSSDLSLPCMPVLTELNISNNHLDLIPSSLSCSPLKEIDIRNNNFATLNNSLILDLSLRLNLMYISGNYFNCCDSKWLILLHEAKIQLPDVGSTVCFTSDRNVAMIGYLKNPSVYCLFRTKAQEIHFGTVIIIVLFVTVILTVFVIFTRKVCCTQRSFIV; encoded by the exons ATGGTCAGACATATGTTCTCTAATCTCCTACTACTCTGGTCAATCAGCCATGACCTTTATATAACTGGACTGACACATCACAAGCCAAAG GAGCAGTCCTGGAACAACCAGAACCTTTATGCTGTCCCTCTGGATTTAGATGTAAGGCTTAGAAGACTAGACCTGTCCAATAATTTCATCAGACAGTTGCACACACTTGCTTTGCCATACTTGGAACAGCTGGACCTGAGCGCCAACCAGCTGGATCTCATCTCCGAGGGGGCTTTCACAAACCTGGCTCGACTTGAGGAGTTGAATTTGTCCAGAAATGGGCTGAACAACAACCTTGGCAGTAACGGCAAAGCCCTCCAATCCATGAGTAGACTGAGGAGTTTGGACATATCAATGAACGGTTTGAGAGATGATGCAGTGGGACTGTACCTTCGAAACAAATCGTCTCTTGATCAACTTAAGATGACTGGTAATGCTTTAACAAGACTTTCACACAACTTGTTCAAAGACAGTAAAGGCTTGAGGGCCATTACTATTGATAACAATCAGATATCGGTGATAGAACAGGGGACATTTGAACCATTGAGCCAATTAGAGATGCTAAACTTGGCCAAAAATAACCTTGCCCATATCTGTGATTTTAAATTAACTCAAGTTAAATATCTGAATCTCAGTCAAAATTCAATCGAGTTCTTTGTTACGCGTGAGGATGACCAGTTGTACAGGCTTGAAAGTCTTGATCTGAGTCACAACAAACTCCTTTATTTCCCAATTGTTCCAAAAATGAACCGTTTGAGATATCTTCATTTACAGAATAATATGGTTGGTGCCTTAAATTCAGAGGCTACAATGGTATCCGAGGCCAATGCTCTTTATAGTGAGATTATGCGTGAGAAAACAGCAAGAAAGAATTACCTGCACTCAAACTGGAAGCTGATGCAACTGATTTACATTGACCTGAGCTATAACCACTTCAGGTCTTTCCCTCTTGAGACTTTGAGCCGTCTCTTCTCTTTGGAAACTCTCAATTTCAGTCGCAACTGTTTGCAAAACATCACCTGGAACATAAGAAAAGATGAATCAGGATACCGTCGGCagcttttctttccctccttaAAGTACGTAGACCTGCAGAGTAATGGACTTACATACATTTCTCCACTGTTTCTCAAAGCGCTCACGCGAATAGAAACATTAAATCTACAAGACAATTCTGTGCAACCTTGTGCCTCTAAGGACCAATCAATGCAGCAAACTAATCTCAGCACTTCCTGTGTTGTCTTTGGTCAGTTAAGGACTCTTAAACACCTAaatcttaaagaaaacaacatcaaaatGCTTCACccaaacacatttctaaaaaccTCTCTGGTTTCTCTAAACCTTGCAAGGAATTCACATATGGTAATGCAAGAGGGTGCGTTAGAGGGTGTGCACAAGACTCTTCAATCCTTGATCATCAGTGAAATAAACATGACCAGCTCTGATCTGTCTTTACCCTGCATGCCAGTGTTAACTGAGTTGAACATATCTAACAACCATCTAGATTTGATACCCAGCAGTTTGAGCTGCTCTCCCCTGAAAGAAATCGacataagaaataataattttgcTACTTTAAACAATTCTTTGATTCTTGATTTATCTCTGCGCCTCAATTTAATGTATATTAGCGGAAATTATTTTAACTGTTGTGACAGTAAATGGCTGATACTCCTGCATGAGGCGAAGATACAACTGCCTGATGTCGGTAGCACTGTCTGCTTTACAAGTGATAGGAACGTTGCGATGATAGGGTATCTGAAAAACCCTTCAGTGTATTGTTTGTTTCGTACCAAAGCACAGGAAATACACTTTGGAACAGTGATCATAATTGTTTTATTCGTAACTGTAATATTAACAGTG TTCGTCATATTCACCAGGAAGGTGTGTTGCACACAAAGATCATTTATAGTGtga
- the LOC115014231 gene encoding tumor necrosis factor ligand superfamily member 13B-like isoform X1 yields MLYNALLSLTAFMFCFSLFLLHRASVLENDFRKLQGDIILQLNRPRSEGVNGKMAKKSQTREDIKPNALKKAQSSLKTSARRVKREQGGCRASTSFLQLTANTNKQPDIRGNIAVIPWTVSAQQGNAIAQKENRIVVQEDGYYLVFGQVWCHCNSSITKLILHLICSNCSANVLLYSQVLFNSPSTVMGHIIQSWGSTRTGTTSTELLCCLQKMPDETPANTCYTAGIVHLHQDDELELVIPYRSQVLISMDAESTFFGVMQLN; encoded by the exons ATGCTTTACAATGCTTTATTATCACTAACggcatttatgttttgttttagtctTTTCCTGCTGCACAGAGCCAGTGTTTTAGAAAATGATTTTCGCAAACTCCAAGGGGACATAATTCTACAATTAAATCGGCCACGTTCTGAGGGAGTCAATGGGAAAATGGCCAAGAAGTCTCAAACAAGAGAG GACATAAAACCAAATGCTTTGAAAAAAGCTCAGAGTTCTCTGAAGACGTCTGCTAGGAGAGTCAAACGGGAACAGGGCGGCTGCAGAG CTTCAACCTCATTCCtgcagttaacagctaacactAACAAACAGCCAGATATAAGAG GAAATATAGCAGTGATCCCTTGGACTGTTTCTGCACAGCAAGGAAATGCAATTgcacaaaaggaaaacagaatTGTTGTCCAAGAAGATGGATATTACTTGGTGTTTGGACAAGTATGGTGTCACTGTAACTCAAGCATAACTAAATTGATATTACATCTGATTTGTTCCAACTGTTCCGCTAATGTTCTGCTTTATTCACAGGTTTTGTTCAATAGCCCAAGTACAGTTATGGGTCATATCATTCAAAGTTGGGGTTCCACCAGAACAGGGACAACATCAACAGAGCTGTTGTGTTGCCTGCAAAAGATGCCTGATGAAACTCCTGCCAACACATGCTACACTGCAG GCATAGTGCATCTGCATCAGGATGATGAGCTAGAATTGGTGATACCATACAGATCCCAAGTCCTCATCTCTATGGACGCAGAATCAACCTTTTTTGGTGTCATGCAGCTAAACTAA
- the LOC115014231 gene encoding tumor necrosis factor ligand superfamily member 13B-like isoform X2, with the protein MLYNALLSLTAFMFCFSLFLLHRASVLENDFRKLQGDIILQLNRPRSEGVNGKMAKKSQTREDIKPNALKKAQSSLKTSARRVKREQGGCRASTSFLQLTANTNKQPDIRGNIAVIPWTVSAQQGNAIAQKENRIVVQEDGYYLVFGQVLFNSPSTVMGHIIQSWGSTRTGTTSTELLCCLQKMPDETPANTCYTAGIVHLHQDDELELVIPYRSQVLISMDAESTFFGVMQLN; encoded by the exons ATGCTTTACAATGCTTTATTATCACTAACggcatttatgttttgttttagtctTTTCCTGCTGCACAGAGCCAGTGTTTTAGAAAATGATTTTCGCAAACTCCAAGGGGACATAATTCTACAATTAAATCGGCCACGTTCTGAGGGAGTCAATGGGAAAATGGCCAAGAAGTCTCAAACAAGAGAG GACATAAAACCAAATGCTTTGAAAAAAGCTCAGAGTTCTCTGAAGACGTCTGCTAGGAGAGTCAAACGGGAACAGGGCGGCTGCAGAG CTTCAACCTCATTCCtgcagttaacagctaacactAACAAACAGCCAGATATAAGAG GAAATATAGCAGTGATCCCTTGGACTGTTTCTGCACAGCAAGGAAATGCAATTgcacaaaaggaaaacagaatTGTTGTCCAAGAAGATGGATATTACTTGGTGTTTGGACAA GTTTTGTTCAATAGCCCAAGTACAGTTATGGGTCATATCATTCAAAGTTGGGGTTCCACCAGAACAGGGACAACATCAACAGAGCTGTTGTGTTGCCTGCAAAAGATGCCTGATGAAACTCCTGCCAACACATGCTACACTGCAG GCATAGTGCATCTGCATCAGGATGATGAGCTAGAATTGGTGATACCATACAGATCCCAAGTCCTCATCTCTATGGACGCAGAATCAACCTTTTTTGGTGTCATGCAGCTAAACTAA